A single region of the Nomascus leucogenys isolate Asia unplaced genomic scaffold, Asia_NLE_v1 Super-Scaffold_258, whole genome shotgun sequence genome encodes:
- the FAM117A gene encoding protein FAM117A isoform X2, with protein MSLASPQPCGLASHEELRGAAEELASTPNDKASSPGHPAFLEDGSPSPVLAFAASPRPNHSYVFKREPPEGCEKVRVFEEATSPGPDLAFLTSCPDKNKVHFNPTGSAFCPVNLMKPLFPGMGFIFRNCPSNPGSPLPPASPRPPPRKDPEASKASPLPFEPWQRTPPSEEPVLFQSSLMV; from the exons ATGTCCTTGGCATCTCCCCAGCCTTGTGGCCTGGCCAGTCATGAGGAACTTCGGGGTGCCGCCGAGGAGCTGGCATCCACCCCCAACGACAAAG CCTCCTCTCCAGGCCACCCAGCCTTTCTTGAAGATGGCAGCCCATCTCCAGTCCTTGCCTTTGCTGCCTCCCCTCGGCCTAATCATAGCTACGTCTTCAAACGGGAGCCCCCAGAAGGCTGTGAGAAAGTGCGTGTGTTTGAAGAAGCCAC GTCCCCAGGTCCCGACCTGGCCTTCCTGACTTCCTGTCCTGACAAGAACAAAGTCCATTTCAACCCGACCGGCTCAGCCTTCTGCCCCGTCAACCTGATGAAGCCCCTCTTCCCCGGCATGGGCTTCATCTTCCGTAACTGCCCCTCAAACCCGGGGTCTCCCCTTCCTCCGGCCAGCCCCAGGCCACCACCTCGGAAGGATCCAGAGGCCTCCAAGGCCTCCCCACTGCCATTCGAGCCATGGCAGCGCACCCCACCATCA